The following coding sequences lie in one Micropterus dolomieu isolate WLL.071019.BEF.003 ecotype Adirondacks linkage group LG15, ASM2129224v1, whole genome shotgun sequence genomic window:
- the si:ch211-195b21.5 gene encoding uncharacterized protein si:ch211-195b21.5 isoform X1: MYHPGKPAHGPPPFGPPPPHGPPFRLGGPCVVPPPGHLPPRPCGPFSASAPDSHFLHNRPQRGHFIRPHCSSFSIDHSTVVALGGRQQINPEPPHTGVPQWNPTPVEHHPTDNSDRAGEEFLRCIAANKPLPDYLKGNMAYNLADAFKSANVLKEAVKSDKEYQKHVTRSESRSRSRSRGKSRGKSQAKSRARSKSRARSRSRGRSKSRARGKSRARSKSRARSKSRARSRSRSRSKKKSHARSKSHVRRSMSRSSSGEKSRGKDKKRKRSPSHSCSSVSSSNNLTGSSLLEGLKLVMNSKELEERLPTLKDAILTIQASDESKKVEIVPDEHRHQKHDSLENSTSLENDSMLLPHDRVGSDFSWLQAQSQEESAVQKADELEDEESFLYGNEDTGGKQAIKSSTTLFASISQIGGHAKLQDMDSVALGSQQHQNRSVFSNVGDVIDLKQPLQITSSSLVNLDSSECEKIKNILKSLGTADISEIMVKMQGQKEGKQIPPVLLGSEATAAGLTLPALNNPNVRQALESLQSLIKATKEKRAKRDGSGTSQTSSDKHKAGDEEERKREKQARISKMESLMKELEELLKQDGLSFLTPVIGFYCQKCEEFIGDLNSAENHANIHHHSNSSSQIVQMDNHAKDSKGHLHYFKGTSSQHSHPSDRRVNKDYGYHRDSEDHGNHRDWKDERDHRSKHNDDHRGHRAKQENISLKEEMRKERMLITVSRGRTPPPDIKVKEEVNNKQAIGSHSKVEDTDKKGKSSKESREKDNQVKDESSESSDDNKGKTHKAKSPKKKKKKEKKNKKKKEKGNKS, from the exons CCCCACTGTAGCAGCTTCTCCATAGACCATAGTACAGTGGTTGCTTTGGGAGGCAGGCAGCAGATCAACCCAGAACCACCGCACACTGGGGTCCCACAGTGGAATCCCACTCCTGTGGAACATCATCCTACAGACAACag TGACCGAGCTGGTGAGGAATTCCTGAGATGCATTGCAGCCAACAAGCCTCTCCCAGACTATCTCAAAGGGAACATGGCATACAACCTGGCTGATGCTTTTAAGTCGGCTAATGTTCTGAAAGAAGCAGTCAAATCAGACAAGGAGTACCAGAAGCATGTGACCAGGAGCGAGAGCCGCAGTCGAAGCCGCAGTCGTGGCAAAAGCCGGGGCAAATCTCAAGCCAAGAGTCGTGCACGAAGCAAAAGCCGAGCACGCAGTCGTAGCAGAGGAAGGAGCAAAAGTCGTGCTCGTGGCAAGAGTCGAGCTAGAAGTAAAAGCAGGGCAAGAAGCAAAAGCAGGGCTCGCAGTAGGAGTCGGAGCCGAAGCAAGAAGAAGAGTCATGCAAGGAGCAAAAGCCATGTCAGGAGGTCCATGTCACGAAGTAGCAGTGGTGAAAAGAGCCGTggcaaagacaaaaagagaaagaggagccccagccacagctgcagcagtgtAAGCAGTAGTAATAATCTGACCGGGAGTAGTCTCTTAGAAGGACTGAAGCTGGTCATGAACAGCAAAGAACTGGAAGAGCGGTTGCCCACCCTCAAAGATGCCATCCTCACTATTCAG GCCTCAGATGAAAGCAAAAAAGTGGAGATTGTGCCGGATGAGCACAGACATCAGAAACATGACAGTCTGGAGAATTCAACATCATTGGAAAACGACAGTATGCTCCTTCCCCATGACAGAGTAGGCAGCGACTTCTCTTGGCTTCAGGCTCAAAGTCAAGAGGAATCTGCAGTCCAGAAAGCTGATGAGCTGGAAGATGAAGAGTCGTTCTTGTATGGGAATGAAGACACTGGAGGAAAACAAGCCATTAAGTCCTCCACTACACTTTTTGCATCAATTTCCCAGATTGGAGGCCATGCCAAACTACAAGACATGGATAGTGTTGCTCTTGGCAGTCAACAGCATCAGAATAGGTCTGTATTCAGTAATGTAGGGGATGTGATTGATCTGAAGCAACCCCTTCAAATTACTTCCTCAAGCTTAGTCAATCTGGACAGCAGTGAGTGTGAGAAGAtcaagaacattttaaaaagtctggGCACAGCAGACATCAGCGAGATCATGGTGAAGATGCAGGGGCAGAAGGAGGGGAAGCAGATACCTCCTGTACTTCTCGGCTCAGAAGCAACAGCAGCAGGCTTAACATTGCCAGCACTGAATAACCCGAACGTACGGCAAGCTCTGGAGTCTCTACAGTCTCTGATCAAAG CAACAAAGGAGAAGCGGGCAAAAAGAGATGGCAGTGGCACATCTCAGACATCCTCTGATAAACACAAG GCAGGGGACgaggaggaaaggaagagagagaaacaagcaAGAATAAGTAAAATGGAGTCCTTGATGAAAGAACTGGAGGAATTGTTGAAACAGGATG GATTGAGTTTTCTGACACCAGTAATTGGGTTTTACTGCCAGAAATGTGAGGAGTTCATTGGAGATTTGAATAGTGCCGAAAACCATGCCAACATCCACCACCATAGTAACTCTAGCAGT cagATTGTGCAGATGGACAACCATGCTAAAGACAGCAAAGGACACTTGCACTATTTTAAAGGTACCAGTAGCCAACACTCGCATCCCTCAGACAGGAGAGTTAACAAGGACTACGGTTACCATAGAGATTCAGAAGATCACGGAAATCACAGAGACTGGAAAGACGAGAGAGAtcacagaagcaaacacaacGACGACCACAGAGGCCACAGGGCCAAGCAGGAAAACATCTCCTTGAAAGAGGAGATGAGGAAGGAGAGGATGCTCATAACGGTATCCCGTGGACGGACACCTCCTCCAGACATCAAGGTCAAGGAGGAGGTGAACAACAAGCAGGCCATTGGGAGCCATAGCAAAGTGGAAGACACGGACAAAAAGGGAAAATCATCCaaagagagcagagaaaaagaTAACCAAGTAAAAGATGAAAGCAGTGAAAGTAGTGATGATAACAAAGGAAAaacacataaagcaaaatcacctaaaaagaaaaagaagaaggagaagaagaataagaagaaaaaggagaagggGAATAAGTCCTAA
- the si:ch211-195b21.5 gene encoding uncharacterized protein si:ch211-195b21.5 isoform X2 encodes MYHPGKPAHGPPPFGPPPPHGPPFRLGGPCVVPPPGHLPPRPCGPFSASAPDSHFLHNRPQRGHFIRPHCSSFSIDHSTVVALGGRQQINPEPPHTGVPQWNPTPVEHHPTDNSDRAGEEFLRCIAANKPLPDYLKGNMAYNLADAFKSANVLKEAVKSDKEYQKHVTRSESRSRSRSRGKSRGKSQAKSRARSKSRARSRSRGRSKSRARGKSRARSKSRARSKSRARSRSRSRSKKKSHARSKSHVRRSMSRSSSGEKSRGKDKKRKRSPSHSCSSVSSSNNLTGSSLLEGLKLVMNSKELEERLPTLKDAILTIQASDESKKVEIVPDEHRHQKHDSLENSTSLENDSMLLPHDRVGSDFSWLQAQSQEESAVQKADELEDEESFLYGNEDTGGKQAIKSSTTLFASISQIGGHAKLQDMDSVALGSQQHQNRSVFSNVGDVIDLKQPLQITSSSLVNLDSSECEKIKNILKSLGTADISEIMVKMQGQKEGKQIPPVLLGSEATAAGLTLPALNNPNVRQALESLQSLIKATKEKRAKRDGSGTSQTSSDKHKAGDEEERKREKQARISKMESLMKELEELLKQDGLSFLTPVIGFYCQKCEEFIGDLNSAENHANIHHHSNSSSIVQMDNHAKDSKGHLHYFKGTSSQHSHPSDRRVNKDYGYHRDSEDHGNHRDWKDERDHRSKHNDDHRGHRAKQENISLKEEMRKERMLITVSRGRTPPPDIKVKEEVNNKQAIGSHSKVEDTDKKGKSSKESREKDNQVKDESSESSDDNKGKTHKAKSPKKKKKKEKKNKKKKEKGNKS; translated from the exons CCCCACTGTAGCAGCTTCTCCATAGACCATAGTACAGTGGTTGCTTTGGGAGGCAGGCAGCAGATCAACCCAGAACCACCGCACACTGGGGTCCCACAGTGGAATCCCACTCCTGTGGAACATCATCCTACAGACAACag TGACCGAGCTGGTGAGGAATTCCTGAGATGCATTGCAGCCAACAAGCCTCTCCCAGACTATCTCAAAGGGAACATGGCATACAACCTGGCTGATGCTTTTAAGTCGGCTAATGTTCTGAAAGAAGCAGTCAAATCAGACAAGGAGTACCAGAAGCATGTGACCAGGAGCGAGAGCCGCAGTCGAAGCCGCAGTCGTGGCAAAAGCCGGGGCAAATCTCAAGCCAAGAGTCGTGCACGAAGCAAAAGCCGAGCACGCAGTCGTAGCAGAGGAAGGAGCAAAAGTCGTGCTCGTGGCAAGAGTCGAGCTAGAAGTAAAAGCAGGGCAAGAAGCAAAAGCAGGGCTCGCAGTAGGAGTCGGAGCCGAAGCAAGAAGAAGAGTCATGCAAGGAGCAAAAGCCATGTCAGGAGGTCCATGTCACGAAGTAGCAGTGGTGAAAAGAGCCGTggcaaagacaaaaagagaaagaggagccccagccacagctgcagcagtgtAAGCAGTAGTAATAATCTGACCGGGAGTAGTCTCTTAGAAGGACTGAAGCTGGTCATGAACAGCAAAGAACTGGAAGAGCGGTTGCCCACCCTCAAAGATGCCATCCTCACTATTCAG GCCTCAGATGAAAGCAAAAAAGTGGAGATTGTGCCGGATGAGCACAGACATCAGAAACATGACAGTCTGGAGAATTCAACATCATTGGAAAACGACAGTATGCTCCTTCCCCATGACAGAGTAGGCAGCGACTTCTCTTGGCTTCAGGCTCAAAGTCAAGAGGAATCTGCAGTCCAGAAAGCTGATGAGCTGGAAGATGAAGAGTCGTTCTTGTATGGGAATGAAGACACTGGAGGAAAACAAGCCATTAAGTCCTCCACTACACTTTTTGCATCAATTTCCCAGATTGGAGGCCATGCCAAACTACAAGACATGGATAGTGTTGCTCTTGGCAGTCAACAGCATCAGAATAGGTCTGTATTCAGTAATGTAGGGGATGTGATTGATCTGAAGCAACCCCTTCAAATTACTTCCTCAAGCTTAGTCAATCTGGACAGCAGTGAGTGTGAGAAGAtcaagaacattttaaaaagtctggGCACAGCAGACATCAGCGAGATCATGGTGAAGATGCAGGGGCAGAAGGAGGGGAAGCAGATACCTCCTGTACTTCTCGGCTCAGAAGCAACAGCAGCAGGCTTAACATTGCCAGCACTGAATAACCCGAACGTACGGCAAGCTCTGGAGTCTCTACAGTCTCTGATCAAAG CAACAAAGGAGAAGCGGGCAAAAAGAGATGGCAGTGGCACATCTCAGACATCCTCTGATAAACACAAG GCAGGGGACgaggaggaaaggaagagagagaaacaagcaAGAATAAGTAAAATGGAGTCCTTGATGAAAGAACTGGAGGAATTGTTGAAACAGGATG GATTGAGTTTTCTGACACCAGTAATTGGGTTTTACTGCCAGAAATGTGAGGAGTTCATTGGAGATTTGAATAGTGCCGAAAACCATGCCAACATCCACCACCATAGTAACTCTAGCAGT ATTGTGCAGATGGACAACCATGCTAAAGACAGCAAAGGACACTTGCACTATTTTAAAGGTACCAGTAGCCAACACTCGCATCCCTCAGACAGGAGAGTTAACAAGGACTACGGTTACCATAGAGATTCAGAAGATCACGGAAATCACAGAGACTGGAAAGACGAGAGAGAtcacagaagcaaacacaacGACGACCACAGAGGCCACAGGGCCAAGCAGGAAAACATCTCCTTGAAAGAGGAGATGAGGAAGGAGAGGATGCTCATAACGGTATCCCGTGGACGGACACCTCCTCCAGACATCAAGGTCAAGGAGGAGGTGAACAACAAGCAGGCCATTGGGAGCCATAGCAAAGTGGAAGACACGGACAAAAAGGGAAAATCATCCaaagagagcagagaaaaagaTAACCAAGTAAAAGATGAAAGCAGTGAAAGTAGTGATGATAACAAAGGAAAaacacataaagcaaaatcacctaaaaagaaaaagaagaaggagaagaagaataagaagaaaaaggagaagggGAATAAGTCCTAA